The following coding sequences lie in one uncultured Mailhella sp. genomic window:
- a CDS encoding amidohydrolase: MSRYIFTNGNILTMDDAVPFAEAVAVDGGLIAGAGSLADMKSAMPDAQIRDLQGHTLLPGFIDGHSHFPSGGMNRLFGADLAVTTMTELLNRLRKKAAEDRPNEWIIGHSFDEQFMEGKRFPTARELDEVSTQYPIFMRHVSGHTGYVNSRALALAGITRDTPDPAGGIIGRYPDGTPNGVLEGIPAQTLVRRLIPPYSREEMKQALLAESRVYAAAGITTAQGGPAFSPMDAEMGYEVTKLFLDCARDGSLPLRAVLFVRANCLEKLDPYPVCRAGTDLSGCGMVTLGAAKLWADGDPRAHTGYFSRPYTLKREGEGDFYGEYLYTPEALTRLILPMHLRGWQIAIHANGDAGIETVLTAYENLQRLAPRPDARHLIIHSQYATQKQLMRMVMAGVYPCFFTAPLYYWDHIHEQEVGRERVENFCPLGDAARLGLRFNLHTDSPILPVDPLVQVGLAVTRTSRAGTVRGRHQALSAWRALKAVTIDAAFLNFEEHCKGSIRPGKYADFVVLDRNPLSVPGEEIKDIKVLTTIVGGRDAYQG, from the coding sequence ATGTCCAGATACATTTTCACCAACGGAAACATCCTCACCATGGATGACGCCGTTCCCTTTGCGGAAGCCGTTGCCGTCGACGGCGGACTGATCGCGGGCGCGGGCTCGCTGGCCGACATGAAATCCGCCATGCCCGACGCGCAGATACGCGATCTTCAGGGGCACACCCTGCTTCCCGGCTTCATCGACGGCCACAGTCACTTTCCCTCCGGCGGCATGAACCGTCTGTTCGGCGCGGATCTGGCCGTGACCACCATGACGGAACTGCTGAACAGGCTGCGGAAAAAAGCTGCGGAAGATCGCCCCAACGAATGGATCATCGGGCACAGCTTCGACGAGCAGTTCATGGAAGGCAAACGCTTTCCCACCGCCCGGGAACTGGACGAAGTATCCACGCAGTATCCCATTTTCATGCGCCATGTGAGCGGACACACCGGCTACGTGAACTCCCGCGCGCTGGCCCTGGCCGGCATCACCCGCGACACGCCCGATCCCGCCGGCGGCATCATCGGCCGCTATCCCGACGGCACGCCCAACGGCGTTCTGGAAGGCATTCCGGCACAGACGCTTGTGCGTCGTCTCATTCCGCCCTACTCGCGCGAAGAGATGAAGCAGGCGCTGCTTGCCGAAAGCCGCGTGTACGCGGCCGCCGGCATCACCACGGCACAGGGCGGCCCGGCCTTCTCGCCCATGGACGCGGAAATGGGCTATGAAGTGACCAAACTTTTCCTCGACTGCGCCCGCGACGGCTCCCTGCCCCTGCGCGCCGTGCTCTTCGTGCGCGCCAACTGTCTGGAAAAGCTGGATCCCTACCCCGTATGCCGGGCAGGAACCGATCTTTCAGGCTGCGGCATGGTCACGCTCGGCGCGGCCAAGCTGTGGGCCGACGGCGATCCGCGCGCCCACACCGGCTACTTCAGCCGCCCCTACACCCTGAAGCGCGAAGGCGAAGGCGACTTCTACGGCGAATACCTCTACACGCCCGAAGCCCTCACGCGACTCATTCTGCCCATGCATCTCAGAGGCTGGCAGATAGCCATCCACGCCAACGGCGACGCGGGCATAGAAACCGTGCTCACCGCCTACGAAAACCTTCAGCGCCTGGCCCCCCGCCCCGACGCCCGGCATCTCATCATCCATTCCCAGTACGCCACGCAGAAGCAGCTCATGCGCATGGTCATGGCGGGCGTGTATCCCTGCTTCTTCACCGCGCCCCTCTACTACTGGGATCACATTCACGAACAGGAAGTCGGCAGGGAACGCGTAGAAAACTTCTGTCCGCTGGGCGACGCCGCCCGCCTGGGACTTCGCTTCAACCTTCACACCGACAGCCCCATCCTGCCCGTTGATCCGCTGGTGCAGGTAGGTCTTGCCGTCACGCGCACCTCCCGCGCCGGAACCGTGCGCGGACGCCATCAGGCGCTCAGTGCGTGGCGCGCTCTCAAGGCCGTCACCATAGACGCCGCCTTCCTCAACTTTGAAGAACACTGCAAAGGCTCCATCAGACCCGGCAAGTATGCCGACTTTGTCGTTCTTGACCGCAATCCTCTGAGCGTGCCCGGCGAAGAGATCAAGGACATCAAGGTGCTGACAACCATCGTCGGCGGTCGTGACGCATATCAGGGCTGA
- a CDS encoding TRAP transporter substrate-binding protein gives MNRNKDVESQDIRQRMQVSRRDFMKISSMFGVTSTVLAAAAMAGVITAPRLAKAANSVYEKRFKTPAKYNLKFGGADKDARMLLMNRIGFLDFCRDLEERSDGAIRIEYIGANQISTEANGVSKCQQGIIDIFGGATQNASGSAPYYNVLDFAYMFPSRASIYHFLYSPASNRLLREPLRKRHGIHFLFSGVEMRNLFMGLKFKDAPLITSIDQLQGTKNRSTGTQLGIITMKLLGLNPVPVAWEETYDALRQGLIDGQESIANAIPMANMVGVTSQMVGLEFFPGTMHTAMSAKVFDKLDAQSQEMVMESAYYTQSYIQGLNEATMVNFTGATMPPVEGTEFAKGGVRVSLFSAEEKKKCEEMASPKTNPKPWETWRERLNKMAGDIDVYTEIYNVAREIPVDMRADTVEPRRWWKN, from the coding sequence ATGAACCGGAACAAGGACGTCGAATCTCAGGACATCAGACAGCGCATGCAGGTTTCCCGCAGAGACTTCATGAAAATTTCCAGCATGTTCGGTGTCACCTCCACCGTTCTGGCCGCCGCGGCCATGGCCGGCGTCATCACGGCTCCCCGCCTGGCGAAGGCCGCCAACAGCGTCTATGAAAAGCGCTTCAAGACGCCCGCCAAGTACAATCTGAAGTTCGGCGGCGCCGACAAGGACGCCAGAATGCTGCTCATGAACCGCATCGGCTTCCTCGACTTCTGCCGCGATCTGGAAGAACGTTCCGACGGCGCCATCCGCATCGAATACATCGGCGCGAACCAGATCTCCACGGAAGCCAACGGCGTGTCCAAGTGCCAGCAGGGCATCATCGACATCTTCGGCGGCGCCACGCAGAACGCTTCCGGCTCCGCCCCCTACTACAACGTGCTCGACTTCGCCTACATGTTCCCGAGCCGCGCCTCCATCTATCATTTCCTCTACTCTCCCGCCAGCAACCGTCTGCTGCGCGAGCCTCTCCGCAAGCGTCACGGCATTCACTTCCTGTTCTCCGGCGTGGAAATGCGCAACCTGTTCATGGGCCTCAAGTTCAAGGACGCTCCCCTCATCACCTCCATTGATCAGCTGCAGGGCACCAAGAACCGCTCCACCGGCACGCAGCTCGGCATCATCACCATGAAGCTGCTCGGTCTCAACCCCGTGCCCGTGGCCTGGGAAGAAACCTACGACGCCCTGCGTCAGGGCCTCATCGACGGTCAGGAGAGCATCGCCAACGCCATTCCCATGGCCAACATGGTGGGCGTCACCTCCCAGATGGTGGGTCTGGAATTCTTCCCCGGAACCATGCACACCGCCATGTCCGCCAAGGTCTTCGACAAGCTGGACGCACAGTCTCAGGAAATGGTCATGGAATCGGCCTACTATACGCAGTCCTACATCCAGGGCCTCAACGAAGCCACCATGGTGAACTTCACGGGCGCCACCATGCCCCCTGTGGAAGGCACGGAATTCGCCAAGGGCGGCGTGCGCGTTTCCCTCTTCAGCGCCGAAGAAAAGAAGAAGTGCGAAGAGATGGCCTCGCCCAAGACCAACCCCAAGCCCTGGGAAACCTGGCGCGAACGCCTCAACAAGATGGCCGGCGACATCGACGTCTATACGGAAATCTACAACGTTGCGCGCGAAATTCCCGTCGATATGCGCGCCGATACGGTGGAACCCCGCCGCTGGTGGAAGAACTAG
- a CDS encoding TRAP transporter small permease subunit: MNIKRVLKYLDDNIERIIIIISYFMMAAIIFEEVTKRFLFNSQAAWSVQIPIYLFLILAWIGASYNAKVRSHLRFEALRASMGPRMKYLCEVIDYLAWVVLSVVVIWVTIEQVQINRDNFSMVLGTEIMTWYFIAVTPLGWALILYRVTQNLVQDTRNFLSTIRSQKSRKATV, encoded by the coding sequence ATGAACATCAAACGCGTGCTCAAATATCTGGATGACAACATCGAACGGATCATCATCATTATTTCCTACTTCATGATGGCCGCCATCATCTTCGAGGAAGTCACCAAACGTTTTCTTTTCAATTCCCAGGCCGCCTGGAGCGTGCAGATTCCCATTTATCTCTTCCTCATTCTCGCGTGGATAGGCGCCTCCTACAATGCCAAGGTGCGTTCCCATCTGCGTTTTGAGGCCCTGCGCGCCTCCATGGGGCCGAGAATGAAATATCTGTGTGAAGTCATAGACTATCTCGCATGGGTTGTTCTTTCCGTCGTGGTCATCTGGGTGACTATTGAACAGGTGCAGATCAACCGCGACAACTTTTCCATGGTGCTGGGCACGGAAATCATGACCTGGTACTTCATCGCCGTCACGCCGCTCGGCTGGGCGCTGATTCTCTACCGCGTCACCCAGAATCTCGTTCAGGACACGCGGAACTTCCTTTCCACAATACGCTCGCAAAAAAGCCGCAAGGCCACTGTTTAG
- a CDS encoding TRAP transporter large permease: protein MIALISLACVLLFLIGSPVLLVIGLWSVGVSLVIDMPLSNFGVTLFEGLNAFALLAMPLFILTGDLINAAGIARKLTAFAHACLGWMRGGFGMATLGACGAFAAISGSNAATAATIGAIMYPQMKDDGYNKEFSAVTIAAGGTVGIIIPPSILFITYGFLTNLSINDLFTAGVVPGLLMIFGMMAVCFFMAWKNKWGTLISFSPTRVIKTGCQAYLGFIAIFVIMYGISSGAFSPTESAAMCVGFCFFAGLLITRELSLRQLPEVLFNSGKMVGMVAPLVAVSMAMQQVLSALGIARVMNEVFGGMGYMGVLLCSMGIIFIAGMVLESVPVVTIFAPILAPVAAAAGINPIQFAMVVLVGTAIGFITPPFGLNLFVVSTVTDIPYNRLLKYVPHYLFALLAVWFSIAFIPSLSLFML, encoded by the coding sequence ATGATTGCGCTCATCAGCCTTGCCTGTGTGCTTCTCTTTCTCATCGGCTCCCCCGTGCTGCTGGTCATCGGCCTCTGGTCCGTCGGCGTGAGCCTCGTCATCGACATGCCGCTTTCCAACTTCGGCGTCACGCTGTTTGAGGGACTCAACGCCTTCGCACTGCTCGCCATGCCTCTGTTCATCCTCACCGGCGACCTCATCAACGCCGCAGGCATCGCCCGCAAGCTCACCGCCTTCGCCCACGCCTGCCTCGGCTGGATGCGCGGCGGCTTCGGCATGGCCACCCTCGGCGCGTGCGGCGCCTTTGCCGCCATTTCCGGCTCCAACGCCGCCACCGCCGCCACCATCGGCGCCATCATGTATCCCCAGATGAAGGACGACGGCTACAACAAGGAATTCTCCGCCGTCACCATCGCCGCCGGCGGCACCGTGGGCATCATCATTCCGCCCTCCATCCTGTTCATCACCTACGGATTTCTGACCAACCTTTCCATCAACGATCTGTTCACCGCGGGCGTCGTGCCCGGTCTGCTCATGATCTTCGGCATGATGGCCGTGTGCTTCTTCATGGCATGGAAAAACAAATGGGGCACCCTTATCTCCTTCAGTCCCACCCGCGTGATCAAAACCGGATGCCAGGCCTATCTCGGCTTCATCGCCATCTTCGTCATCATGTACGGCATTTCCAGCGGCGCTTTCTCGCCCACCGAATCGGCCGCCATGTGCGTGGGCTTCTGCTTCTTCGCCGGCCTGCTCATCACCCGCGAACTCAGTCTGCGTCAGCTGCCGGAAGTGCTGTTCAACTCCGGCAAGATGGTGGGCATGGTCGCTCCCCTCGTGGCCGTTTCCATGGCCATGCAGCAGGTGCTCTCCGCTCTCGGCATCGCCAGGGTCATGAACGAGGTATTCGGCGGCATGGGCTATATGGGCGTTCTGCTCTGCTCCATGGGCATCATCTTCATCGCGGGCATGGTGCTCGAATCGGTGCCCGTGGTAACCATCTTCGCTCCCATTCTGGCCCCCGTGGCCGCGGCCGCGGGCATCAATCCCATCCAGTTCGCCATGGTCGTTCTTGTGGGCACGGCCATCGGCTTCATCACGCCTCCCTTCGGTCTGAACCTCTTCGTCGTCAGCACCGTCACGGACATTCCCTACAACCGATTGCTGAAATACGTGCCGCACTACCTGTTTGCCCTGCTCGCGGTATGGTTCAGCATTGCCTTCATCCCCTCGCTCTCCCTGTTCATGCTGTAG
- the trpB gene encoding tryptophan synthase subunit beta, giving the protein MSVSESSKTCAQAFETGFFGPYGGQFVPESLKKVLDEVNDAFIKYRDDPEFKAELADLFTHYCGRPSPIFHCRNLSRELGGAQIYLKREDLNHLGAHKINNTLGQVLLAKRMGKKRLVAETGAGQHGVATAATAALFGMECVVYMGEEDMHRQALNVFRMRMMGAEVRPAMSGQRTLKEAVDEALDCFVNDPSMFYVLGSAVGPHPYPVMVRHFQSIIGREARAQSIEQIGRLPDYAVACVGGGSNSIGMFAGFLDDAEVKLVGVEPGGKGMGYGQHAASLCKGTPGILHGFNGYLLQDENGGVAPVYSISAGLDYPGVGPEHCQLKDSGRAEYVTVTDEEAVNAFLTLSRKEGIIPALESSHALAHAMRLAPTLDKDKIIMVCLSGRGDKDVTQIAELLKGKM; this is encoded by the coding sequence ATGAGCGTTTCCGAATCCAGCAAGACTTGTGCCCAGGCTTTTGAAACCGGTTTCTTCGGCCCCTACGGCGGTCAGTTCGTTCCCGAGTCCCTCAAGAAGGTGCTGGACGAAGTCAACGACGCCTTCATTAAATATCGCGACGATCCCGAATTCAAGGCTGAGCTCGCCGATCTGTTCACCCACTACTGCGGGCGTCCTTCGCCCATCTTCCACTGCCGCAATCTGAGCCGCGAACTCGGCGGCGCGCAGATCTATCTGAAGCGCGAAGACCTGAACCATCTCGGCGCGCACAAGATCAACAATACCCTCGGTCAGGTGCTGCTTGCCAAGCGCATGGGCAAAAAACGCCTGGTGGCGGAAACCGGCGCCGGCCAGCACGGCGTGGCCACGGCCGCCACGGCCGCGCTCTTCGGCATGGAGTGCGTCGTGTACATGGGCGAGGAGGACATGCATCGGCAGGCCCTCAACGTGTTCCGCATGCGCATGATGGGCGCCGAAGTGCGTCCGGCCATGAGCGGTCAGCGCACCCTCAAGGAGGCCGTGGACGAGGCGCTCGACTGCTTCGTCAACGATCCGAGCATGTTCTATGTGCTCGGTTCCGCCGTGGGCCCGCATCCCTACCCCGTCATGGTGCGTCATTTCCAGTCCATCATCGGCCGCGAGGCCCGCGCCCAGAGCATTGAGCAGATTGGGCGGCTTCCCGACTACGCCGTGGCGTGCGTGGGCGGCGGCTCCAACTCCATCGGCATGTTCGCGGGCTTCCTCGACGACGCGGAAGTCAAGCTCGTGGGCGTGGAACCCGGCGGCAAGGGCATGGGCTACGGCCAGCACGCCGCGAGCCTCTGCAAGGGCACGCCCGGCATTCTGCACGGCTTCAACGGCTACCTGCTTCAGGACGAGAACGGCGGAGTGGCTCCGGTGTATTCCATTTCCGCAGGTCTCGACTATCCCGGCGTGGGCCCGGAACACTGCCAGCTCAAGGACTCCGGCCGCGCCGAATACGTGACCGTAACCGACGAAGAGGCCGTGAACGCGTTCCTCACGCTGTCGCGCAAGGAAGGCATCATTCCCGCGCTGGAATCCTCTCACGCCTTGGCCCATGCCATGCGCCTGGCTCCCACCCTGGACAAGGACAAGATCATCATGGTCTGCCTCTCCGGCCGCGGCGACAAGGACGTGACCCAGATTGCCGAACTTCTGAAGGGCAAAATGTAG
- the hypD gene encoding hydrogenase formation protein HypD: MDISSSFHDPALCRALLDRLSEELDALGRGVRFMEVCGTHTVSIFRSGLRSLLPAGLEHLSGPGCPVCVTHDSEVAAFIRAAEKPNVIVATFGDLLRVPGPDGRSLKHAMAEGARVQVVYSPLDAVKLAADHPGDTVVFPAVGFETTAPVIAGALMSARSMGLSNFCIIPCNKLVPPAMRALLEKDDAHRIDAFLLPGHVAVVLGLAPFEFLAKEFGRPSVVGGFEPADILSALCLMLDMLRRGRPEVGNTYVRAVSPEGSPQARRVMDTVFRVADARWRGLGDIPKSGLALRDEWSEFNALERLGIELGETGHIPGCRCGDILRGALSPDQCPLFGKVCTPQNPTGPCMVSTEGSCAAWYRYRGA; encoded by the coding sequence ATGGATATTTCTTCCTCGTTTCACGATCCGGCGCTGTGCCGCGCCCTGCTTGACCGGCTCTCGGAAGAGCTCGACGCCCTGGGCAGAGGCGTGCGCTTCATGGAAGTGTGCGGCACGCATACGGTGTCCATTTTCCGCAGCGGTCTCCGTTCCCTGCTGCCCGCGGGGCTGGAGCATCTTTCCGGCCCGGGCTGTCCGGTCTGCGTCACGCACGACTCCGAGGTGGCGGCTTTCATCCGCGCCGCGGAAAAGCCGAACGTCATCGTGGCCACGTTCGGCGATCTTCTGCGCGTGCCCGGGCCCGACGGCCGCTCCCTCAAGCACGCCATGGCCGAGGGCGCGCGCGTGCAGGTGGTCTATTCGCCGCTCGACGCCGTGAAGCTTGCGGCTGATCATCCCGGCGACACGGTGGTGTTTCCGGCCGTGGGCTTTGAAACCACGGCCCCCGTCATTGCCGGAGCGCTGATGAGCGCCCGCAGCATGGGGCTTTCCAATTTCTGCATCATTCCGTGCAACAAGCTGGTGCCTCCGGCCATGCGTGCCCTGCTGGAAAAAGACGACGCGCACCGCATCGACGCCTTTCTTCTGCCCGGTCACGTGGCCGTGGTGCTGGGACTTGCGCCTTTTGAATTTCTGGCGAAGGAGTTCGGCAGACCTTCCGTGGTGGGCGGATTCGAGCCTGCCGACATTCTTTCCGCGCTCTGCCTCATGCTCGACATGCTGCGCCGCGGCCGCCCGGAAGTGGGCAACACCTACGTGCGCGCCGTGAGCCCCGAAGGCAGTCCGCAGGCAAGGCGCGTCATGGACACGGTGTTCCGCGTGGCGGACGCCCGCTGGCGCGGCCTCGGCGACATTCCGAAAAGCGGTCTCGCCCTGCGCGACGAGTGGAGCGAATTTAACGCCCTGGAACGACTCGGCATCGAACTCGGCGAAACGGGGCACATTCCCGGCTGCCGCTGCGGCGACATCCTTCGCGGGGCGCTCTCGCCGGATCAGTGTCCGCTGTTCGGCAAGGTGTGTACGCCGCAGAATCCCACCGGCCCGTGCATGGTTTCCACCGAGGGAAGCTGCGCGGCCTGGTATCGCTACCGCGGCGCGTAG
- the rpsL gene encoding 30S ribosomal protein S12: protein MPTIQQLIRIERKKVVKRKKTPALQECPQRRGVCTRVYTTTPKKPNSALRKVARVRLTNGIEVSAYIPGEGHNLQEHSVVMIRGGRVKDLPGVRYHIVRGTLDTSGVQDRRQRRSKYGAKRPKN, encoded by the coding sequence ATGCCTACTATTCAGCAGCTTATCCGTATCGAACGGAAGAAGGTGGTGAAGAGAAAGAAGACCCCGGCCCTGCAGGAATGCCCCCAGCGCCGCGGCGTGTGCACCCGCGTGTACACCACCACCCCCAAGAAGCCTAACTCCGCTCTTCGTAAGGTCGCCCGTGTGCGCCTGACCAACGGCATCGAAGTTTCGGCTTACATCCCCGGCGAAGGCCACAACCTTCAGGAACACTCCGTCGTGATGATCCGCGGCGGCCGTGTGAAGGACCTTCCCGGTGTCCGTTACCACATCGTTCGTGGTACCCTGGACACCTCCGGCGTGCAGGATCGCCGTCAGCGTCGTTCCAAGTACGGCGCCAAGCGTCCCAAGAACTGA
- the rpsG gene encoding 30S ribosomal protein S7: protein MPRKGPIAKREILPDPIYNSRLVARFVNRLMYDGKKGPAETIFYRSLEILGEKTGEDALHAFEKAVENVKPHVEVKSRRVGGANYQVPVEVRPERQISLALRWLITYSRARGEKGMIAKLSAELIDAFNNRGGSVKKKEDTHRMAEANKAFAHFRW, encoded by the coding sequence ATGCCCCGCAAAGGTCCCATTGCAAAAAGGGAAATCTTGCCCGATCCTATTTACAACAGCCGCCTCGTGGCCCGCTTCGTGAACCGTCTCATGTACGACGGCAAGAAGGGCCCCGCGGAAACCATCTTCTACCGTTCGCTTGAAATCCTCGGCGAAAAGACCGGTGAAGACGCTCTGCACGCTTTCGAGAAGGCTGTGGAAAACGTGAAGCCCCACGTTGAAGTCAAGTCCCGTCGCGTCGGCGGCGCCAACTATCAGGTGCCCGTCGAAGTGCGTCCCGAACGCCAGATCTCCCTGGCTCTGCGCTGGCTCATCACCTATTCCCGCGCCCGCGGCGAAAAGGGCATGATCGCCAAGCTCTCCGCCGAACTCATCGACGCCTTCAACAACCGTGGTGGTTCCGTGAAGAAGAAGGAAGACACCCACCGCATGGCCGAAGCCAACAAGGCTTTCGCTCATTTCCGCTGGTAG
- the fusA gene encoding elongation factor G has protein sequence MSNRTFEIKDLRNIGIMAHIDAGKTTTTERILFYTGVNHKIGETHEGESTMDWMEQEKERGITITSAATHCQWKGRTINIIDTPGHVDFTIEVERSLRVLDGAVAVFDGVNGVEPQSETVWRQANRYNVPRICFINKMDRIGADFFHSVQTIHDRLKANPVMLQLPIGHEDEFRGVVDLIKGKAIMFDKDSKGSKFWEEEIPADLMDLYEEKRLEMMEAVAEEDEAMMEKYLEEGTLSEEDLRYCIRKATIAQTIVPVLCGTAFRNVGVQPLLDAIVDYLPSPLDIEQMKGTNPNTGEEVACPADDKAPLAGLVFKLAADPYIGHLSFFRVYSGYVEPGMSVLNSTSGKTERIGRIVRMHANKREEIKWAGAGDIVALVGLKNVSTGDTLCHDDAPVVLESLDIPDPVIQVAIEPKTKADRDALSAALNKLSKEDPSFRVTGDEETGQTLIAGMGELHLDIIVDRLTREFNVNANVGKPQVAYRETITKPSKSDTKYAKQSGGRGQYGHAVIEIEPNPGKGYEFINSITGGVIPKEYIPAIDKGIQDALKSGVLAGYPAVDVKVNLVFGSYHEVDSSEQAFYVTGSMAIKDAMRKASPVLLEPIMSVEVVTPEDYLGDVMGDLNGRRGKVQAMEARAGAQVISCFVPLSEMFGYATDLRSRTQGRATFSMQFDHYEKVPASISEELVAKKK, from the coding sequence ATGTCGAACCGTACCTTTGAAATCAAGGATCTGCGCAATATCGGCATCATGGCCCATATTGACGCCGGCAAGACGACGACCACCGAACGCATCCTTTTCTACACCGGCGTGAACCACAAGATTGGTGAAACGCACGAAGGCGAGTCCACCATGGACTGGATGGAACAGGAAAAGGAACGCGGCATCACCATCACTTCCGCCGCCACCCACTGCCAGTGGAAGGGCCGCACCATCAACATCATCGACACCCCCGGACACGTGGACTTCACCATTGAAGTGGAACGTTCCCTGCGCGTGCTCGACGGTGCCGTGGCCGTGTTCGACGGCGTGAACGGCGTGGAACCCCAGTCTGAAACGGTGTGGCGTCAGGCCAACCGCTACAACGTGCCCCGCATCTGCTTCATCAACAAGATGGACAGAATCGGCGCCGACTTCTTCCATTCCGTGCAGACCATCCATGATCGTCTGAAGGCCAACCCCGTCATGCTGCAGCTGCCCATCGGCCACGAAGACGAATTCCGCGGCGTGGTGGACCTCATCAAGGGCAAGGCCATCATGTTCGACAAGGACAGCAAGGGCTCCAAGTTCTGGGAAGAGGAAATTCCCGCCGACCTCATGGATCTCTATGAGGAAAAGCGCCTGGAAATGATGGAAGCCGTGGCCGAAGAAGACGAAGCCATGATGGAAAAGTACCTCGAAGAAGGTACGCTTTCCGAAGAGGATCTGCGTTACTGCATCCGCAAGGCCACCATCGCCCAGACCATCGTGCCCGTGCTGTGCGGCACCGCCTTCCGCAACGTGGGCGTGCAGCCCCTGCTCGACGCCATCGTGGACTACCTGCCTTCTCCGCTCGACATCGAGCAGATGAAGGGCACGAATCCCAACACCGGCGAAGAAGTGGCCTGCCCCGCCGACGACAAGGCTCCTCTGGCCGGCCTCGTGTTCAAGCTGGCCGCCGACCCCTACATCGGCCACCTCTCCTTCTTCCGCGTGTACTCCGGCTATGTGGAACCCGGCATGTCCGTGCTGAACTCCACCTCCGGCAAGACCGAACGCATCGGCCGTATCGTGCGCATGCACGCCAACAAGCGTGAAGAAATCAAGTGGGCCGGCGCCGGCGACATCGTCGCTCTCGTGGGCCTCAAGAACGTCTCCACCGGCGACACCCTCTGCCACGACGACGCTCCCGTGGTTCTGGAATCCCTGGACATCCCGGATCCCGTCATCCAGGTCGCCATCGAACCCAAGACCAAGGCCGACCGCGACGCTCTGTCCGCCGCCCTCAACAAGCTCTCCAAGGAAGATCCTTCCTTCCGCGTGACGGGCGACGAGGAAACCGGTCAGACCCTCATCGCCGGCATGGGCGAGCTGCACCTCGACATCATCGTCGACCGCCTCACCCGTGAATTCAACGTGAACGCCAACGTGGGCAAGCCTCAGGTGGCGTATCGCGAAACCATCACCAAACCCTCCAAGTCCGACACCAAGTACGCCAAGCAGTCCGGCGGTCGCGGTCAGTACGGTCACGCCGTCATCGAGATCGAGCCGAATCCTGGCAAGGGCTACGAGTTCATCAACTCCATCACCGGCGGCGTCATTCCCAAGGAATACATCCCCGCCATCGACAAGGGTATTCAGGACGCCCTGAAGAGCGGCGTGCTTGCCGGCTATCCCGCCGTCGACGTGAAGGTCAACCTCGTGTTCGGTTCCTACCACGAAGTGGACTCCTCCGAACAGGCCTTCTACGTGACCGGCTCCATGGCCATCAAGGACGCCATGCGCAAGGCCAGCCCCGTGCTGCTGGAACCCATCATGAGCGTGGAAGTGGTGACTCCCGAAGACTACCTCGGCGACGTCATGGGCGACCTCAACGGTCGTCGCGGCAAGGTGCAGGCCATGGAAGCCCGCGCCGGCGCCCAGGTTATCAGCTGCTTCGTGCCGCTGTCCGAAATGTTCGGCTACGCTACCGACCTGCGCTCCCGCACTCAGGGCCGCGCCACCTTCAGCATGCAGTTCGACCACTACGAAAAAGTGCCGGCCAGCATTTCTGAAGAACTGGTAGCCAAGAAGAAATAA
- a CDS encoding sugar O-acetyltransferase — MTEREKMIAGLPYSVLDEELIHLHRACVDACVLCDSILPSKLEERREKLRRILGRTGENFLIEPGFRCDYGFNIELGENFFANYGLVVLDCAPVTFGKNCFIGPQCGIYTAVHPLDARERAAGVEWAKPVTVGDDVWFGGHVTVLPGVNIGDGAVIGAGSVVTHSIPARVVAAGNPCRVLRPIEKSPVSGRSVD, encoded by the coding sequence ATGACAGAACGGGAAAAAATGATCGCCGGCCTCCCCTACAGCGTGCTGGATGAAGAGCTCATACATCTGCACCGCGCCTGCGTGGACGCCTGCGTTCTGTGCGACTCCATTCTTCCTTCAAAGCTGGAAGAGCGCAGGGAAAAACTCAGACGCATTCTCGGCCGCACGGGAGAAAACTTCCTCATAGAGCCCGGCTTTCGCTGTGATTACGGCTTCAACATCGAGCTTGGCGAAAACTTCTTTGCCAACTACGGACTCGTGGTGCTCGACTGCGCCCCCGTCACCTTCGGGAAAAACTGCTTCATCGGGCCGCAGTGCGGCATCTACACCGCCGTGCATCCGCTGGACGCCCGGGAGCGCGCCGCAGGCGTGGAATGGGCAAAACCCGTCACCGTGGGCGACGACGTATGGTTCGGCGGACACGTCACCGTTCTGCCGGGCGTCAACATCGGCGACGGAGCCGTCATCGGCGCAGGCAGCGTGGTCACGCACAGCATTCCCGCGCGAGTGGTGGCGGCGGGCAATCCCTGCCGCGTGCTGCGCCCCATTGAAAAGAGTCCCGTTTCAGGCCGCAGCGTTGACTAA